From one Lycium barbarum isolate Lr01 chromosome 6, ASM1917538v2, whole genome shotgun sequence genomic stretch:
- the LOC132645874 gene encoding serine/threonine-protein kinase BSK2-like, whose product MGCLQSKTANVQSPDKEPSQDDSKTDLANGDQLDQDQVPAFKEFSLAELRAATNGFSSELIVSESGEKAPNVVYRGKLRSNRLAAIKRFSRQSWPDAQQFVAEAAGVGKVRHKRLVNLIGCCAEGDERLLVAEYMPNDTLSKHLFHWEKQPLPWEMRVRVAYYIAQALGHCNTENRKIYHDLNAYRVLFDEEGDPRLSSFGLMKNSRDGKSYSTNLAYTPPEFLRTGRVIAESVIYSYGTVLLDLLSGKHIPPSHALDLIRGKNVLLLMDSSLEGQYANEDATALVELASKCLQYEARDRPEIKFILNAVEPLQKQKEVASHVLMGLTKTPVVLPTMLSPLGKACARMDLTAVHDILLKTGYKDEEGAENELSFQEWTQQVQDMLNTKKFGDIAFRDKDFKSAVDYYSKLVSMMSVPSGTVFVRRALSYMMNGQPELALRDAMQAQVCLPEWPTAFYMQALALSKLGMETDAQDMLNDGASFESKKLNSWRN is encoded by the exons ATGGGCTGTTTACAGTCCAAAACTGCAAATGTTCAGTCCCCAGATAAAGAACCTTCTCAAGATGACTCAAAAACAGATCttg CTAATGGGGATCAATTAGACCAAGATCAAGTGCCTGCATTCAAGGAATTTAGTCTTGCGGAACTCCGTGCAGCAACAAATGGGTTTAGCAGTGAATTAATAGTTTCTGAAAGTGGTGAGAAAGCTCCCAACGTTGTCTACAGAGGCAAGCTTCGTAGCAACAGGCTAGCTGCCATCAAGCGCTTCTCCAGGCAGTCGTGGCCTGACGCTCAACAGTTTGTG GCAGAGGCAGCCGGAGTTGGCAAGGTTCGGCATAAGAGATTGGTGAATCTAATTGGCTGTTGTGCAGAGGGAGATGAGCGTCTATTGGTTGCAGAATACATGCCTAATGATACTCTCTCAAAGCATCTCTTCCACT GGGAGAAACAACCATTGCCCTGGGAGATGCGAGTAAGAGTTGCATACTATATTGCACAGGCTCTGGGACATTGCAATACTGAAAACAGAAAGATATATCATGATTTGAATGCGTACAGAGTTCTTTTTGATGAG GAAGGTGACCCCCGATTATCTAGTTTCGGTCTAATGAAAAACAGCAGAGATGGAAAGAGCTATAGCACCAATCTTGCTTATACACCTCCTGAGTTTTTGCGCACAG GCCGGGTAATCGCAGAAAGCGTGATCTACAGCTATGGGACTGTTTTGCTGGACCTGTTGAGTGGAAAGCATATCCCTCCAAGCCAT GCACTAGACTTAATTAGGGGTAAAAATGTGTTGTTACTAATGGATTCATCCTTGGAAGGACAATATGCAAATGAAGACGCAACAGCATTAGTTGAACTTGCTTCAAAGTGTCTCCAGTATGAGGCTAGGGATCGACCTGAAATCAAGTTCATTCTTAATGCAGTGGAGCCCCTTCAGAAGCAGAAGGAG GTGGCGTCACATGTTCTGATGGGTCTAACAAAAACTCCAGTGGTGCTCCCAACCATGCTCTCTCCTCTCGGAAAGGCCTGTGCCAGGATGGACCTCACTGCTGTCCATGATATCTTGCTTAAAACAGGTTATAAAGATGAGGAGGGCGCTGAAAATGAG CTCTCATTCCAAGAATGGACACAACAAGTTCAAGATATGTTAAATACTAAGAAATTTGGGGATATTGCCTTCCGGGACAAGGATTTCAAGAGTGCAGTTGACTATTATTCTAAG TTGGTATCAATGATGTCTGTTCCTTCGGGCACTGTTTTTGTGAGGCGAGCCCTTTCATACATGATGAACGGGCAACCAGAACTGGCACTAAGGGATGCTATGCAAGCCCAGGTTTGCTTACCCGAGTGGCCTACTGCATTCTACATGCAGGCTCTTGCCCTATCCAAACTTGGCATGGAAACTGATGCACAAGACATGCTCAATGACGGAGCCTCCTTTGAATCAAAGAAGTTAAACAGTTGGCGTAACTGA
- the LOC132645875 gene encoding probable E3 ubiquitin-protein ligase LUL4 isoform X1: MGISWSKRQQNHHHPRPSTPLPPSSSTPPPFPSFSPPPPPPPHPPYSFPLPPPPHNVGPSNYYPYHANYSQTGNYGGTRPPPPPPVVYQNHNYPPYYRPHSNNGWGLGFRPPVPYVDHQNAKQIKNDVNVHKDTIRLQVDELNKDFHLVSFTFDALVDGSITIFYFAKEGANCKFSPVYPEIKPCQIPFKKGLGQKFCQPSGTGIDLGFFDVNDLSKPSQGEEIFPLVISAESCLPSTPTDEKYDGKSQDKSPHSQITEAVLVKDNEDHFQVKVIKQILWVEGVRYELREIYGINNSDETNLNNEESGKECVICMTEPKDTAVLPCRHMCLCSECAKELRHQSNKCPICRQPIEELLEIKVNNEGTPRS; encoded by the exons ATGGGAATTTCATGGAGTAAAAGGCAGCAAAATCACCACCACCCCCGCCCATCAACACCACTACCACCATCTTCTTCtactccaccaccctttccctctttttctccaccaccaccaccaccaccccacCCACCCTACTCCTTTCCCCTACCCCCACCACCCCACAACGTGGGCCCCAGTAATTATTACCCCTATCATGCTAATTACAGTCAGACTGGTAATTATGGTGGTACTagaccaccaccaccaccacctgtAGTCTATCAAAATCATAATTATCCTCCTTATTATCGTCCTCATAGTAATAATGGatggggtttagggtttaggcCTCCAGTGCCGTATGTGGATCACCAAAACGCAAAGCAGATTAAGAATGATGTTAATGTTCATAAGGATACTATAAGGCTTCAAGTTGATGAGCTCAATAAGGATTTCCATTTGGTTTCTTTTACTTTTGATGCCCTTGTTGATGGAAG TATCACCATTTTCTACTTTGCTAAGGAAGGGGCCAACTGCAAATTCAGTCCAGTATATCCTGAAATCAAGCCTTGTCAAATACCATTTAAAAAAGGACTGGGCCAAAAGTTTTGCCAGCCTTCAGGAACTGGAATTGACCTGGGCTTTTTTGACGTCAATGACCTATCAAAGCCATCCCAAGGAGAAGAAATTTTCCCGCTTGTTATATCAGCAGAGTCATGTCTGCCGTCTACACCAACGGATGAGAAGTATGATGGGAAATCACAGGATAAGTCTCCCCATTCACAGATAACTGAAGCTGTGCTAGTGAAGGATAATGAGGATCATTTTCAAGTCAAGGTGATCAAGCAGATTTTATGGGTTGAAGGAGTTCGCTATGAGTTGCGAGAGATTTATGGGATCAACAATTCAGATGAAACTAACCTCAATAATGAGGAGTCAGGAAAAGAATGTGTAATTTGCATGACTGAGCCGAAAGACACGGCAGTTTTGCCATGTAGACATATG TGTTTGTGCAGTGAGTGCGCCAAAGAACTGAGGCATCAATCAAATAAGTGCCCTATATGCCGCCAACCCATTGAGGAACTTTTGGAGATTAAGGTCAATAATGAAGGTACACCTAGATCATAA
- the LOC132645875 gene encoding probable E3 ubiquitin-protein ligase LUL4 isoform X2, producing the protein MGISWSKRQQNHHHPRPSTPLPPSSSTPPPFPSFSPPPPPPPHPPYSFPLPPPPHNVGPSNYYPYHANYSQTGNYGGTRPPPPPPVVYQNHNYPPYYRPHSNNGWGLGFRPPVPYVDHQNAKQIKNDVNVHKDTIRLQVDELNKDFHLVSFTFDALVDGSITIFYFAKEGANCKFSPVYPEIKPCQIPFKKGLGQKFCQPSGTGIDLGFFDVNDLSKPSQGEEIFPLVISAESCLPSTPTDEKYDGKSQDKSPHSQITEAVLVKDNEDHFQVKVIKQILWVEGVRYELREIYGINNSDETNLNNEESGKECVICMTEPKDTAVLPCRHMCLCSECAKELRHQSNKCPICRQPIEELLEIKVNNEVSND; encoded by the exons ATGGGAATTTCATGGAGTAAAAGGCAGCAAAATCACCACCACCCCCGCCCATCAACACCACTACCACCATCTTCTTCtactccaccaccctttccctctttttctccaccaccaccaccaccaccccacCCACCCTACTCCTTTCCCCTACCCCCACCACCCCACAACGTGGGCCCCAGTAATTATTACCCCTATCATGCTAATTACAGTCAGACTGGTAATTATGGTGGTACTagaccaccaccaccaccacctgtAGTCTATCAAAATCATAATTATCCTCCTTATTATCGTCCTCATAGTAATAATGGatggggtttagggtttaggcCTCCAGTGCCGTATGTGGATCACCAAAACGCAAAGCAGATTAAGAATGATGTTAATGTTCATAAGGATACTATAAGGCTTCAAGTTGATGAGCTCAATAAGGATTTCCATTTGGTTTCTTTTACTTTTGATGCCCTTGTTGATGGAAG TATCACCATTTTCTACTTTGCTAAGGAAGGGGCCAACTGCAAATTCAGTCCAGTATATCCTGAAATCAAGCCTTGTCAAATACCATTTAAAAAAGGACTGGGCCAAAAGTTTTGCCAGCCTTCAGGAACTGGAATTGACCTGGGCTTTTTTGACGTCAATGACCTATCAAAGCCATCCCAAGGAGAAGAAATTTTCCCGCTTGTTATATCAGCAGAGTCATGTCTGCCGTCTACACCAACGGATGAGAAGTATGATGGGAAATCACAGGATAAGTCTCCCCATTCACAGATAACTGAAGCTGTGCTAGTGAAGGATAATGAGGATCATTTTCAAGTCAAGGTGATCAAGCAGATTTTATGGGTTGAAGGAGTTCGCTATGAGTTGCGAGAGATTTATGGGATCAACAATTCAGATGAAACTAACCTCAATAATGAGGAGTCAGGAAAAGAATGTGTAATTTGCATGACTGAGCCGAAAGACACGGCAGTTTTGCCATGTAGACATATG TGTTTGTGCAGTGAGTGCGCCAAAGAACTGAGGCATCAATCAAATAAGTGCCCTATATGCCGCCAACCCATTGAGGAACTTTTGGAGATTAAGGTCAATAATGAAG TATCTAATGACTGA